Proteins encoded by one window of Gammaproteobacteria bacterium:
- a CDS encoding ShlB/FhaC/HecB family hemolysin secretion/activation protein, which translates to MLCACCASRVVVAAELPDASKPGGAQAGSELRMPVPPNMRRFLATPEAEQAPKPVPAGTQIEVTAIVLEGVVERPEHDIRLAELNAFVEQQRQRLLAPPSAVEAADKAAPLSAQDRGKLLKKLDNADGQKSADDTLQELEQTIQDFRRKSGPSNELSLAQLQEIAAQVAQYYQQRGFILVRAVIPPQTIQEGRVHIRVLEGILGNVSIEKNRDYNREQMLRPFTDLVGQPVTRQAIEEAMLLLNDYPGLETFAVFRPGLHPGETDLLVSVLAEKTLNTNLHFDNYGSEYTGEYRTRLDVEWNNLSSAIDRLRASYSKTYDPQNGSYGSLYYERMAFGPRNLLGVGASSNHYSLGSILEPFGISGTTTLAQAYWRRAFHRSRLLNSYGLLQLSRKSAKLDVTEGEDRADELTVFSLESGFNWAGSSRRHMANGRLHYHQGVEGLLGAMEATSDPALTEASRRGGSGAFAGGGFSKLNLDYDHWYSMTPGHMLHLSLRGQHSQDLLTSLEQMAIGGPNSVRAYPTAAFLRDSAVSTSIEWLMQAPGFSQWKAFGNKRWGEVLQVSLFMDYAKGWLNDPLASDREVVSISGIGAGLRFNYETFSARFEFASPLGDEPPDNDRDPQYFLEMNYGF; encoded by the coding sequence ATGCTGTGCGCGTGCTGCGCCAGTCGTGTAGTGGTGGCGGCAGAGCTGCCGGATGCCTCAAAACCCGGCGGGGCGCAGGCCGGTAGCGAGTTAAGGATGCCGGTTCCGCCCAATATGCGCCGTTTTTTGGCGACGCCCGAGGCGGAGCAGGCCCCGAAACCGGTGCCGGCCGGGACGCAGATCGAGGTCACTGCCATCGTGCTGGAGGGCGTGGTGGAGCGCCCGGAACACGATATTCGGCTGGCCGAACTGAACGCCTTTGTGGAGCAACAACGTCAGCGGCTGTTGGCGCCGCCGAGCGCGGTAGAGGCGGCGGACAAGGCGGCCCCCCTGTCCGCACAAGACCGGGGTAAGCTGCTGAAAAAACTGGACAATGCCGATGGACAAAAAAGCGCGGATGACACCCTGCAAGAACTGGAACAGACGATCCAGGATTTTCGCCGCAAATCCGGCCCGAGCAATGAGCTGAGCCTCGCGCAACTGCAAGAGATTGCCGCCCAGGTGGCTCAATATTACCAGCAGCGGGGGTTTATCCTGGTGCGGGCGGTGATTCCGCCGCAGACGATCCAGGAGGGCCGCGTCCATATCCGCGTGCTGGAGGGGATTCTGGGCAATGTCAGCATCGAGAAAAACCGGGACTACAACCGGGAACAGATGCTGCGCCCGTTCACGGATCTGGTGGGACAACCCGTCACCCGGCAGGCGATTGAGGAGGCGATGCTGCTGCTCAACGATTACCCCGGGCTGGAGACCTTCGCGGTATTCCGCCCCGGCCTGCATCCGGGCGAAACGGATCTGCTGGTCTCGGTGCTGGCGGAAAAGACCCTCAACACCAACCTGCACTTTGACAACTATGGCTCGGAATACACCGGTGAATACCGCACCCGGCTGGATGTGGAATGGAACAATCTCTCCAGCGCGATCGACAGACTGCGGGCAAGTTACTCGAAGACCTATGACCCCCAGAACGGCAGCTATGGCTCCCTGTATTATGAACGCATGGCCTTCGGCCCCCGGAATCTGCTGGGCGTGGGCGCCAGCAGCAACCACTATAGCCTCGGCTCCATCCTCGAGCCCTTCGGCATCTCCGGCACCACCACCCTGGCCCAGGCCTACTGGCGGCGTGCATTTCACCGCAGCCGATTACTTAATAGCTATGGCTTACTTCAACTCAGCCGCAAATCCGCCAAACTTGATGTCACCGAAGGCGAAGACCGGGCCGATGAATTGACCGTGTTCAGTCTGGAGAGTGGTTTTAATTGGGCCGGCAGTTCACGGCGACACATGGCCAATGGCCGGCTCCACTACCACCAGGGCGTTGAAGGCCTGCTGGGGGCGATGGAGGCAACCAGTGATCCCGCGCTGACCGAGGCCAGTCGTCGCGGCGGTTCGGGGGCCTTTGCCGGTGGTGGATTTTCCAAACTCAATCTGGATTACGACCACTGGTACAGCATGACGCCAGGACACATGTTGCATCTCTCGTTGCGCGGTCAGCACTCGCAGGATCTGTTGACCTCGCTGGAACAAATGGCCATTGGTGGGCCCAATAGCGTGCGGGCCTATCCCACGGCGGCCTTTTTGCGGGATTCGGCCGTCTCCACCAGCATCGAATGGCTGATGCAGGCCCCCGGTTTTTCCCAGTGGAAGGCCTTCGGCAATAAGCGCTGGGGCGAGGTGTTGCAGGTTTCGCTGTTTATGGATTATGCCAAGGGCTGGTTGAATGACCCCCTGGCGAGCGACCGTGAGGTGGTCAGTATCAGCGGCATCGGCGCCGGGCTGCGTTTTAATTATGAAACATTTTCCGCACGTTTTGAGTTTGCCTCGCCACTGGGTGATGAACCGCCGGACAATGACCGAGACCCGCAATATTTCCTGGAAATGAATTATGGATTTTAA